ACCTTCAGCATGGCCGGATCGGCACTGGCCGGGCCGATGGTGGCGACGATCTTGGCACGGCGATATCGGCGCATCGCATCATCCGGCCGGGGGGCCGGCTCCCTGCATGACGGTTGAGCAGTCGTTCAGTCTACGCCTGCCGGCTCATATCCTCCATCGCGACCCGCCTTTTCCGTGCCGCCGGCCGACGATATCTGCCGCCGCCAGGCATCGGGCATCTGCGGTTTCACAAACAGGGCCCGGATTTCAGGGTGGCTACGGTACAGATGCCGTTCAAGCCGCTCGATACAGGCCTCGATATCGGGCGTCGAGACGTGATCCTCGAACTCAGCGCTCAATGCCACCATCACCTGATCGGGCGCCAGATGGACGGTGATCACGCCATTGGCGCGGCGGATCGCCGGATCGCCATTGGCCACCGCCAGCACCGCGGCCTGAAGCGCCGGGGACGCACGCTCGCCGATCAGCAGGCCCATGCTTTCGCGCGCCAGCAGGGTCGCCGTCACCGCCAGGACCAGAGCAATACCGATCGAGGCGACACCGTCCAGCGCCGGCATGTCCAGCAGGTCGGCGGCAAGAATGCCGATGAAGGCGATGCCGATGCCGAGCAGGGCGGCGCTGTCTTCCAGCAGAACCGTGAAACTGGTCGGGTCCTTGCTGGCGCGCACCGCCTCAAGATAGCCGAGCCCGCCCTTGCGGCGCCGGAACTCGACCAGCGCCACCCACCAGGAATAGCCCTCGAACACCGCCGAGGCCGCCAGCACGATATAGCTGACCGTGAGGTTGGTGGCGGGTTCGGGGTTCAGGACATGGCTGACGCCCTCATAGAACGACACCCCGGCCCCCAGCGCGAAGACCAGAACCGCGACCACGAAGCTCCAGAAATAAAGCTCGCGGCCATGGCCCATGGGATGTACGGCGTCCGGCGGCAGGGTCGAGCGCCGGATGCCATGCAGCAGCAGGATTTCATTGCTGGTGTCGACCAGCGAATGCACACCTTCGCTGAGCATCGCCGAACTGCCGGTGTACCAGGCGGCGGCAAACTTGGTGATCGCGATCAGCAGGTTGCCGGCAAGGGCCGTATAGATCGTGCGCTTCGATCCGGCCTTTGCCGACCCCGCCCCCGGCGTCGCGGATTGCCCTGAACCGGCAGCCATGGCGTCAACACCCCCTCATTGCGCGGGCAGCGCATAGGCGATCAGCTCATCGCCGATCGGGGTTTCCATGAAGTGATGGCCACCGGCCATAATCACCAGATATTGCCGGCCACCCGCCTCATAGGTCATCGGTGTCGCCTGACCGCCGGCCGGCAGCGTGTCCTGCCAGACGGTTTCGCCGGTCTCCATGTCGATGGCCCGGATCAGGTTGTCGGTGGCGGCGGCGATGAAGATCAGCCCGCCGGCGGTGACCACCGATCCGCCATTATTGGGCGTGCCGATGGTGACCGGCAGCATCGACGGAATGCCGAACGGCCCATTGGTGCGCGCCTCGCCCAAGGGCCGGTCCCACAGGGTCTGCCCGGTGTCCATGTCGATGGCGCGGATCCCGCCATAGGGCGGCTCCTTGCACAGCAGCAGGGTGACCGGCAGGCGCCAGCCGGCATTGACGTTGATGGCATAGGGCGTGCCGGCCTGCGGATCGCCGGCGCCTTCCTGGCCGCCGATCTCGCCGCGGCTTTCCGATCGCGGCGCCCAGCCCAGTTCGTCGGCCCGTTCACGCGGGACCAGGATGTTGTGGTTGGGCATATCGTTATAGTTGGCGATGATCACACGCCGCAGCGGGTCGACCGCGACCCCGCCCCAGTCCGAGCCGCCGTTATAGCCCGGATATTCGATCCAGTGCTGATCCGTGGTCGGCGGGGTATAGAAGCCCTTATAGCTGGCCTGACGGAACTGGATGCGGCAGATCATCTGGTCGATCGGCGACATGCCCCACATCCGCGCCTCGGTCAGATCGGATTTGCGCAGGGTGTGGAACAGCGATGCCGGCTGGGTCGGCGACCGTTCGTCGGGCTCCACACCGCCCTGCGGGACGGGGCGTTCCTCGACCCCGGTCAGCGGTTCGCCGGTGCGGCGGTTCAGAATATAGATGTCGCCCTGCTTGCTGGGCAGGATCAGGGCCGGCACCGGGCCGTCGGCGGTGGGATAATCGACCAGCGTCGCCTGCGACCCCAGATCGTAATCCCACACATCCTTGTGCACGGTCTGGAACGACCAGGCCGGGCGGCCAGTGTTGACGTCGATTGCCACCAGCGATGTCGAATACTGGTTCTCGGCCTCGCTGCGATCGCTGCTCCAGTAATCGACCGCCGAATTGCCCATCGGCAGATAGACCAGCCCCAGTTCCTCGTCGCCCGATGCCGTGGTCCACATATTGGGGGTGCCGCGGGTATATGCCTCACCCTCGGGCAGCGGCAGGGTCAGATCGGGACGGGTCATGTCCCAGGCCCAGCGCTGCTCGCCGGTGATGGCGTCATAACCCTGGATGACGCCCGATGGCGCGCTCCGCTTCTGGCCGTCCAGAACCTGATGGCCGGTGACGATCACGCCCTGGACGATGACCGGCGGCGAAGTGATCGACACCATGCCGGGCACCACATCGCCCATGCCTTCCTTGATGTCGACTTGTCCGTTCGTGCCGAAGCCGGCGCAGGGCGTGCCGGTCTCGGAATCGACCGCGATGATCCGGCCATCCAGCGTGCCCTCGATGATGCGGGTCGCGCACCCGGTGGCGGCTTCGGTGGCGGCTTCGGTGGCGCCGCCGGGTGCCGCCTCGCCGGGCGCCGCGGGCGGAGCCGGCGCGTCGGCACCCTCGAAATAGCTCACGCCACGGCAGGCGGCGGTATAGGGAATGTACTTGTCCTCGACCCCCGGATCATGGCGCCAGCGTTCCTCGCCGGTCGCCGCATCCAGCGCGATCAGGATGTTCTTGGCCGAGCACAGATACAACGTGTCGCCAATCTTCAGCGGCGTGGTCTCGGCACCATAGCTGTCTTTCGCCTCTTCGCTCGGCAGGTCGCCGGTATGGTACAGCCACGCCCGCTGCAACTGCCCGACATTCCGGGGCGTGATCTGCGACAGTGGCGAATACCGCCTGGAGCTGTAGGTGCCGCCATAGGCCGGCCAGTCGGCCCCCGTCTCGCGGATCGACGGGTCGGGCATGGAGCCGGCGTCGGCGCGCGGCACCGCCGCCATCTGTCGATCGGGCGCCGCCTGGATCGAGATCACGGTCACGACCACCGCCAGCACGGCCAGACCGACCACCCCACCCAGCGCGCCGCCCCAGCCGATCCGCCCCGGACGCAGCAGCGGCAGCACGGCCGCCACCAGCATCATCAGCACCAGCGGCCCGACCAGCCGTGGCACCAGCGCCCAGCCATTGGCGATGCCGACCTCCCAGAACGCCCAGATCACGGTGGCCGCGAACACCACCGCATAGACCAGGGCGCCGGACATACGCCCCCGCGCCAGCAGCACGCCGGCCACGATCAACCCCAGCCCCGCCAGGACGTAATAGGCCGATCCGCCCAGGCTGAGCAGCCACGTGCCGCCGCCCGCAAGCACCAGACCAATGAGAAAGATGACCAGGGCCAGAGCCCTGACCACCCAGACACCGGCCCCGGAAGGTCGGCCACCGTCTTCGCGCCGTTCCGGGTTCGCGGACATGTCGCGTCTGTCGGCCATGGCATCCTCTCCTCGGCAATTGGGCAAGCTGTCGGTCGCCCGCCGGGGCGGGCTGTGCCCCATGCGTGCGCCATGGCGGCCGCTGTGCCGCGGCCGCCATGGGTGACATGTCCCCAACGCCCGGATGCGCCGGCCGTTCCCGTGGAATTCGCAAAGGATTAGATGCCGTGCGATCAGTCGGTGACGGCGCCCTCGCTCGCCGAGCGTGCCAGACGGGCGAATTTCGCCAGCACGCCGCGGGTATAGCGTGGGGGCGGCTGGCGCCAGGCCTGACGGCGGCTCTCGATTTCCTCGGCGTCCACCTCCAGCTCCAACAACTGACGGTGGGCATCGATGGTGATGGTATCGCCTTCGCGCACCAGGGCGATGGTGCCGCCGTCAAAGGCTTCGGGCGTCACATGCCCGACCACCATGCCCCAGGTGCCGCCCGAGAACCGGCCATCGGTGATCAGCCCGACGCTCTCGCCCAGCCCGCGGCCGATGATTGCCGATGTCGGCGCCAGCATCTCGGGCATGCCCGGGCCGCCCCTGGGGCCCAGATAGCGCAACACCAGCACGTCGCCCGGCCGGATGCGGTCGGACAGGATCGCCTCCATGGCCGATGCCTCGTCGTCGAATACCCGCGCCGGGCCTGAGATCACCGGATTCTTCAGGCCGCTGATCTTGGCGACGGCACCACCGGTCGCGAGGTTGCCCTTCAGGATCGCCAGATGACCCTCGCCATACAGCGCCTGATCGATCGGGCGGATGACGGTCTGGCCCGCCGGCGGCGCGTCGGGCACGCCTGCAAGCTCCTCCCCCAGTGTGCGGCCGGTGATGGTCAGGCAGTCGCCATGGATCAGCCCGGCATTCAGCAGGATCTTCAGCACCTGCGGCACGCCGCCCACCTGATGCAGATCCACCGCCATATACTGGCCCGACGGCCTGAGGTCGCAGATCACCGGCACCTTGCGGCGCACCCGCTCGAAATCATCCAGGGTCCATTCCACCTCGGCCGCATGGGCGATCGCCAGATAGTGCAGCACGCCGTTGGTGGATCCGCCGGTGGCCATGATCAGGGCCACCGCATTCTCAATCGACTGCCGGGTGATGATGTCGCGCGGCCGGATGCCGGCCTTCACCGCCTCCACAAGCACCCGCGCCGAGGCGGCGGCGTTGTCGGCGGTTTCAGGGTCGGGATTGGCCATGGTCGACGACGACATCAGCGACATGCCCAGCGCCTCGAACGACGAACTCATCGTATTGGCGGTGTACATGCCTCCGCAGGAGCCGGTGGACGGGCAGGCATTGCGCTCGATGCCCTCGAAATCCTCATCGTCCATGCGGCCGGCCATGCGCGCGCCGACCGCCTCGAACGCCGAGACGATCGACAGATCCTTTCCCTTCCAACGCCCGGGCTTGATGGTGCCGCCATAGACATAGATGCCGGGCACATTGGCGCGGGCCAGCGCGATCATGCCGCCGGGCATGTTCTTGTCGCAGCCGCCGACGACCAGAATGCCGTCCATCCACTGGCCCTGAACGCAGGTTTCGATGCAGTCGGCAATCACCTCACGCGAGATCAGCGAATACTTCATGCCCTCGGTGCCCATGGCCATGCCGTCGGAAATCGTCGGCGTGCCGAAGACCTGCGGATTGCCACCCGCCGCCCTCACCGCCGCGATCGCGGCATCGGCCAGCGGTTGCAGCCCGGCATTGCAGGGGGTGATGGTGGAATGACCGTTGGCGATGCCGATCATCGGCTTGTCGAAGTCTTCGGTCTGATAGCCCAGCGCATAATACATCGCCCGGTTCGGCGACCGCGCGATGCCGCCGGTGATGTGCTTTGACCGTTCATTATATGGCATATCGATCCTCCCCACTGCCGCGGACCCTTGGCGGGTCTTGGGCTTGTGGGGACAGTGTTTCCTGTTTTCCGGCCGGTGAGAAGGCCTCGCCGCCGGATCGGCCGGAAGAGCGGGCCAGGGCGGGTCAGGGCACCAGCACCGCCGCGCCCTGGAACCGCCCATGGCGCAGATCGTCGAGCGCGCGGTTGGCGTCGGCCAGCGGATACACCGTCACCGCCACGCGCAGGCCCACCTTCGGTGCCACCGCCATGAATGCGGTCGCGTCGGCCCGGGTCAGATTGGCGACCGACACCAGCCGGCGTTCGCCCCATAGCAGCCGATAGGGAAAGGCCGGAATGTCGCTCATATGGATGCCGCCGCAGATCACGATGCCGCCCTTCACCACCGCCGCCAACGCCGCCGGCACCAGCGCGCCCACCGGCGCGAAGATGATGGCCGCATCCAGCAACGCGGGCGGCGCCATGTCGGAACCTCCGGCCCAGACCGCGCCCAGCGACCGGGCATGATCCTGTGCCGCGTGATCGCCGGGGCTGGTGAAGGCATAGACCTCGCGCCCCTGCCAGCGGCAGACCTGGGCGATGATATGGGCGGCGGCGCCGAAGCCGTAGAGACCGATACGCCGCGCATCACCCGCCATCGACAGCGCCCGCCAGCCGATCAGCCCAGCGCACATCAAGGGGGCGGTCGTCATCGGGTCGCGGGGTCCGTCGAGCGGCACGGTGAAGGCGGCATCGGCCACGACATGGGTCGCGAAGCCGCCATCGCGGGTATAGCCGGTGAAGACCGGATGGTCGCACAGATTCTCGGCCCCGGTCTCGCAGAACCGGCAGCATCCGCAGGTATGGCCAAGCCAGGGCACCCCCACCCGCCGTCCCAGCCGTGACGGGTCGACATCCGCGCCCACGGCGGTGACCATGCCGACGATTTCATGGCCCGGCACCACCGGCCGCAGCAGATCGGGCAGGTCGCCATCCACCACATGCAGATCGGTGCGGCAGACTGCGCAGGCCTCCACCCGCACCACCACCTCGGCCGCACCCGGCTGCGGATCGGGCCGGTCTTCCAGGACAAGAGCCTGGCCTGGGCCATGCAGAACCATCGCTTTCATCGGATCTCCCTCGCCTGATGCGGCAGCGATGGTCGCACGGCCTGGTGCCGCGCAGCTTGACACCGATCAAGTCGCCCGCGAATTACGCCGCCGTCATCGCTGCCGGTCATGGCCCGGGCGTGGTCGATATGATAAAATCGTTCGATATCTGTTCCTGGAGAGGCGTAAAAAATCGTGGCGAAACGGGCCGGACGTGCCGATCTGCCCTTGCATAATGGCCGGGTGCCGGGCTGGCTGGCCCAGCGCATGGCGCGCCTCGGCGCCGTGGTCGCCGAGGCGATCATTCATCACTATGGCCGCGACGAATTCCTGCGCCGCATGGCCCATCCCTTCTGGTTCCAGTCTTTCGGCGCGGTAATGGGAATGGACTGGCATTCCTCGGGCATCACCACCTCGGTGATGGGCGCGCTGAAACGCGGGCTGGGCGACCAGGGGGCGGCGCTGGGCATTCATGTCTGCGGTGGGCGCGGCAGCCATTCGCGACGCACGCCTCAGGAATTGCTGGCGGTTGGCGACAGGACGGGCCTGGACGGTGCGGCGCTGGCACGGGCCAGCCGGCTGGTCGCCAAGGTCGACAGCGCCGCCGTGCAGGACGGCTTCGACCTCTATCTTCATGGCTTCATCGTCAGCGATGACGGGTGCTGGGTGGTGGTGCAGCAGGGGATGAATGGCGACAGCCGCATGGCCCGCCGCTATCACTGGCTGTCGGAAGATCTGACCAGCTTCGTCGAGGCCCCCCATGCGGCGATCGACGGCCAGACCCAGGGCCGGATCATCAACCTGACCGACCATCGCGCCGCCGCCTCGCGGCATGGCCAACTGGATCTGCTTCACGATCTGGGGCCCGACGGCATCCTGCGCGAGATGGCGGCGATCGACCGTGCGGCCGTGCCGGCCGTGGCGACGGCTGCCCCACCCTGCCCCGACCAGCCGATGCTGCCGCATCTGGTGATGCCGGCGCGTCACGACGTCCGCCCGGAAGACGTGGTCAGCCGGCGCCTGCATGGCGCGCTTGCCGCCGCCGCCAGCAATGGTCCGGCGGATTTCGCCGAACTGCTGCTGGTGCCGGGCGTGGGTGCCCGCACGGTGCGGTCACTGGCGCTGGTGGCCGAGGTGGTTCATGGTGCCCCTTGCCGTTTCACCGATCCGGCCCGGTTCTCATTGGCCCATGGCGGCAAGGATGGCGCACCTTTTCCGGTGCCGCTCACCGTTTACGATCAGACGATCACGGTGCTGAAGGCGGCGGTTTCAACCGCGCGGCTCGGCAATGACGAGCGGCTCGATGCCATCCGGCGCCTCGACGAACAGGCGCGGCGGCTGGAACGGCATGCAACCGGACCCTCGGTCGACGCCTTCATAGCCGAAGAGCGCCGCCGCTCCGCCAGCTATGGCGGGCGCACCGTCTTCGGCCGGTCCGCCGTAACCGACGCCCAGGCAGAGCATGACCCGACACCGCAGCAGGAGCCCATCCATGGCTGATCTTTCATCCTTCCCGATCACCACCCGCTGGCCCGCACAACACCCGGACCGCATTCAGCTCTATTCGTTGCCCACGCCAAACGGCGTGAAGGTCTCGATCATGCTGGAAGAAACCGGCCTCGCCTATGAACCGCATCTGATCGATATCGGCCAGAACGAGACCTGGACGCCACCCTTTCTGTCGTTGAACCCCAATGGCAAGATTCCGGCGATCATCGATCCGGACGGCCCCGGCGGCGCGCCGCTTGGTCTATTTGAATCTGGCGCAATCCTGCTTTATCTGGCGGAAAAGACCGGCCGGTTCCTGCCGGCCGACCCGGCGGCACGCTGGCAGTGCGTGCAATGGGTGATGTTCCAGATGGCGGCGATCGGCCCGATCTTCGGCCAGCTTGGCTATTTCCACAAATTCGCCGGCCGCGAGATCGAAGACAAGCGGCCGCTTGTCCGATATCGCGACGAAAGCAAGCGTTTGCTGGCGGTTCTTGAAGCGCGGCTTGATGGCCGCGACTGGATCATGGGCGATGACTATACGATCGCCGATATCGCCACCCTGGGCTGGGTGCGCAATCTGATCGGCTTCTATAGCGCCGGTGATCTGGTCGATTATGCCAGCCTCACCCATGTGCCGGCGTGGCTGGCGCGCGGACTGGCGCGGCCGGCGGTGCAGCGGGGGATGGAGATCCCGAAACGGCCCGATTGATCGCCGCCGCAATCAGCGACTGATGGGCGCCGACACCGGCCATGACACCGGCGGCAGAGGCCAATGTGGCGTTGTGCATCGGCCCTGCCGCGTCGCCAGCGGCAAACACCCCGGCGATGCTGGTCTGCTTCCAGTCGTCGACGCGCAGATATGGCCCCATCGGCCCGTCCTCGACCGCGCAGCCCAGTTGTTCGGCCAGAGGACTGGCGATGCGGGTGTTTGGCGCGACGAACAGACCCGCAACCGGCAGAACCCGACCATCGACGAGTTCCACGGCCGCCAGCACCGGTGCCGGTCCGGTCAGCCGCGCGATCGGCGTGGTCTCGATGGTCACGCCGCGCGCGGCAAGCCCGGCCACCTGATCGGCATCGGGGGTGAAACCGTCATGGACCAGCAGCGTGGTCGGGCCCCAATCGGGCAGCATCATCGCCTGATGAACACCCCGCGCGTCATAGGCCAGCACCGCCAGATCGCGCCCCGCCACCTCATAGCCGTGGCAATAGGGGCAGTGCATCACGCCCACGCCCCAGCGCTCGGCCAGCCCCGGCACGGGCGGCAGATCGTCGGCGACGCCCACGGCCAGGATCAGCCGGCGGGTGGTCAACGCCTCGCCGGAGGCCAGCATGACATTGAAGCCGTCATCGGTTTTCCAGGCCGAGATCGCCTCGCCCCCGATCATCCGCGCGGTCGGATAGGCCAGCAGCTGACGGGCGCCCAGATCCATGATCGCCTGCGGGCTCTGACCATCCTGGCCCAGAAAGCCATGGGATGCGGCAGCGAAACGGTTGCGTGGGCGTCCAGCGTCGATCACCAGCACCCGGCGACGGGCACGTGCCAACTGCATGGCGGCGGACAAGCCGGCAAAACTGCCCCCGATAATGATCACGTCATGGTTCATGGCTGCGGGTCTCCGGTCATGCCTGAATATCACGCATCTTTATAAGTTACGTATATCGGCGACACAAGCCATCACGCCACTTTTCTGGTTACGATAGCGGTGCCCTGCTATCATCGCGGGACAGCCGAGCCAATCGACCGTGATGAAGGAGCACCCCACCCGATGCGCGCCGACAGCCGCCTGTCACGCATGCTGCATGTGCTGATCCACATGGATCGCCATGACGGCGTCGCGACATCCGAAACCATTGCCGGGATGCTGAACACCAACCCAGTGGTGGTGCGCCGGACCATGGCCGGCCTGCGCGACCAAGGCTATGTGCGGTCGGAAAAAGGCCATGGCGGCGGCTGGACCCTGGCTCGCCGGCTGGACGACATCACCCTGCTCGATGTCTATCGCGCGCTGGGCGATCCGCCGGTGTTCGCCATCGGGCCGTCGGTCGACCAGCCCGATTGTCTGGTGGAACAGGCGGTCAACGCCACGCTCGCCCAGGCGATGCAGGCGGCCGAAGCCGTCCTGCTCGACCGCCTGGGCCAGGTGAGCATCGCCGATATCGCGCGCGATTTCGACCGCCGCTTCAGCGCCCTGACCGGTGCGACGGCCGGACGGCTGGTGATGGAGCAAGGCTGATGGCGCCGGCTCTAGGTATCAGCCCATGGCAATGATAATCTTGCCCCGCGCCCTGCCCGATGCCTGATGACGCAGTGCCGCGGCCAGATCATCCAGGGCCACCACGCGATCGATTGGAACCGTCAGGCCCGCGGTCACGATGGCGTCGACCATGGCCTGAAGCCGCCGGCCGCTGGAGCGATGGAAGACGAAATCCGCCTCAACCCCATATGCGGCGGCCAGCGCCGGATCGGGCGCCTCCGAGATCGCAAGCAACCGGCCACCGGACCGCAGCACGCCGAATGACCGCCGCTGGGTCTCGCCGCCGATGGTGTCGAGCACGACATCGACCCCTGAGGCCACCGCGGCGAACTCGTCGGTGCGATAGTCGATAACCTGGTCGGCACCGAGCCGGCGGGCAATGTCGATGCCGGTTCCCGATGCCGTTGCGATCACCCGCGCGCCGGCCATGCGAGCGAACTGAATAGCAAAACCGCCGACGCCGCCCGCCCCCGCATGTACCAGAACCGTCTGGCCCGCGCGCAGAGCCGCCATCTCGATCAGGGCCTGCCATGCGGTGCCGGCGGCGGTGGGAATGCCGGCGGCATCGGTCAGCGACAGCCCTGCCGGCACGGGCACCAGATGATCGGCGGGTATCGCCGCAGAGCCGGCCATGGCGCCACCACGGGTGGGATCGCTGCGGCCGACAACATGATCACCGGGCCTGAACCGCTGCACCTGGTCGCCCACCCGTGTCACGACACCGGCCAGATCGGTGGCGATGGTGTGTGGAAGATCCACCGGAAACACCTCATGCATCCAGCCGGCATGCATCTTCACGTCCAGCGGGTTCAACGCCGCGGCCTTGACCTCGACCAGAACCTCGTCGGGGCCGATCGCGGGCTGTGCCACGCTCTCGACAATAACCTCGGCACCATAGGCATGGAATCGTGCCGCCTTCATGACCCGGCCTCCGTCGACACCACTGGCCAGGCGCCCACCTGCCCCAGCCAGCCGAACCAGTCCTCCAGATGCCAGGTATGGGTCAGCCGGCCATCGGCGATGGCATGAAATTCGTGGATCGCGATCTGGAACGATCGCCCGGTCGGCGCCACCCCGAACCAAGGGCCGGTATGGGTGCCGGTGATGACGGCCCGCACCGCCACGCGACCGGGCTGG
Above is a window of Tistrella bauzanensis DNA encoding:
- a CDS encoding cation diffusion facilitator family transporter — translated: MAAGSGQSATPGAGSAKAGSKRTIYTALAGNLLIAITKFAAAWYTGSSAMLSEGVHSLVDTSNEILLLHGIRRSTLPPDAVHPMGHGRELYFWSFVVAVLVFALGAGVSFYEGVSHVLNPEPATNLTVSYIVLAASAVFEGYSWWVALVEFRRRKGGLGYLEAVRASKDPTSFTVLLEDSAALLGIGIAFIGILAADLLDMPALDGVASIGIALVLAVTATLLARESMGLLIGERASPALQAAVLAVANGDPAIRRANGVITVHLAPDQVMVALSAEFEDHVSTPDIEACIERLERHLYRSHPEIRALFVKPQMPDAWRRQISSAGGTEKAGRDGGYEPAGVD
- a CDS encoding membrane-bound PQQ-dependent dehydrogenase, glucose/quinate/shikimate family; translation: MADRRDMSANPERREDGGRPSGAGVWVVRALALVIFLIGLVLAGGGTWLLSLGGSAYYVLAGLGLIVAGVLLARGRMSGALVYAVVFAATVIWAFWEVGIANGWALVPRLVGPLVLMMLVAAVLPLLRPGRIGWGGALGGVVGLAVLAVVVTVISIQAAPDRQMAAVPRADAGSMPDPSIRETGADWPAYGGTYSSRRYSPLSQITPRNVGQLQRAWLYHTGDLPSEEAKDSYGAETTPLKIGDTLYLCSAKNILIALDAATGEERWRHDPGVEDKYIPYTAACRGVSYFEGADAPAPPAAPGEAAPGGATEAATEAATGCATRIIEGTLDGRIIAVDSETGTPCAGFGTNGQVDIKEGMGDVVPGMVSITSPPVIVQGVIVTGHQVLDGQKRSAPSGVIQGYDAITGEQRWAWDMTRPDLTLPLPEGEAYTRGTPNMWTTASGDEELGLVYLPMGNSAVDYWSSDRSEAENQYSTSLVAIDVNTGRPAWSFQTVHKDVWDYDLGSQATLVDYPTADGPVPALILPSKQGDIYILNRRTGEPLTGVEERPVPQGGVEPDERSPTQPASLFHTLRKSDLTEARMWGMSPIDQMICRIQFRQASYKGFYTPPTTDQHWIEYPGYNGGSDWGGVAVDPLRRVIIANYNDMPNHNILVPRERADELGWAPRSESRGEIGGQEGAGDPQAGTPYAINVNAGWRLPVTLLLCKEPPYGGIRAIDMDTGQTLWDRPLGEARTNGPFGIPSMLPVTIGTPNNGGSVVTAGGLIFIAAATDNLIRAIDMETGETVWQDTLPAGGQATPMTYEAGGRQYLVIMAGGHHFMETPIGDELIAYALPAQ
- the ilvD gene encoding dihydroxy-acid dehydratase is translated as MPYNERSKHITGGIARSPNRAMYYALGYQTEDFDKPMIGIANGHSTITPCNAGLQPLADAAIAAVRAAGGNPQVFGTPTISDGMAMGTEGMKYSLISREVIADCIETCVQGQWMDGILVVGGCDKNMPGGMIALARANVPGIYVYGGTIKPGRWKGKDLSIVSAFEAVGARMAGRMDDEDFEGIERNACPSTGSCGGMYTANTMSSSFEALGMSLMSSSTMANPDPETADNAAASARVLVEAVKAGIRPRDIITRQSIENAVALIMATGGSTNGVLHYLAIAHAAEVEWTLDDFERVRRKVPVICDLRPSGQYMAVDLHQVGGVPQVLKILLNAGLIHGDCLTITGRTLGEELAGVPDAPPAGQTVIRPIDQALYGEGHLAILKGNLATGGAVAKISGLKNPVISGPARVFDDEASAMEAILSDRIRPGDVLVLRYLGPRGGPGMPEMLAPTSAIIGRGLGESVGLITDGRFSGGTWGMVVGHVTPEAFDGGTIALVREGDTITIDAHRQLLELEVDAEEIESRRQAWRQPPPRYTRGVLAKFARLARSASEGAVTD
- a CDS encoding zinc-dependent alcohol dehydrogenase family protein, coding for MKAMVLHGPGQALVLEDRPDPQPGAAEVVVRVEACAVCRTDLHVVDGDLPDLLRPVVPGHEIVGMVTAVGADVDPSRLGRRVGVPWLGHTCGCCRFCETGAENLCDHPVFTGYTRDGGFATHVVADAAFTVPLDGPRDPMTTAPLMCAGLIGWRALSMAGDARRIGLYGFGAAAHIIAQVCRWQGREVYAFTSPGDHAAQDHARSLGAVWAGGSDMAPPALLDAAIIFAPVGALVPAALAAVVKGGIVICGGIHMSDIPAFPYRLLWGERRLVSVANLTRADATAFMAVAPKVGLRVAVTVYPLADANRALDDLRHGRFQGAAVLVP
- a CDS encoding DUF763 domain-containing protein, producing MAKRAGRADLPLHNGRVPGWLAQRMARLGAVVAEAIIHHYGRDEFLRRMAHPFWFQSFGAVMGMDWHSSGITTSVMGALKRGLGDQGAALGIHVCGGRGSHSRRTPQELLAVGDRTGLDGAALARASRLVAKVDSAAVQDGFDLYLHGFIVSDDGCWVVVQQGMNGDSRMARRYHWLSEDLTSFVEAPHAAIDGQTQGRIINLTDHRAAASRHGQLDLLHDLGPDGILREMAAIDRAAVPAVATAAPPCPDQPMLPHLVMPARHDVRPEDVVSRRLHGALAAAASNGPADFAELLLVPGVGARTVRSLALVAEVVHGAPCRFTDPARFSLAHGGKDGAPFPVPLTVYDQTITVLKAAVSTARLGNDERLDAIRRLDEQARRLERHATGPSVDAFIAEERRRSASYGGRTVFGRSAVTDAQAEHDPTPQQEPIHG
- a CDS encoding glutathione S-transferase N-terminal domain-containing protein, yielding MADLSSFPITTRWPAQHPDRIQLYSLPTPNGVKVSIMLEETGLAYEPHLIDIGQNETWTPPFLSLNPNGKIPAIIDPDGPGGAPLGLFESGAILLYLAEKTGRFLPADPAARWQCVQWVMFQMAAIGPIFGQLGYFHKFAGREIEDKRPLVRYRDESKRLLAVLEARLDGRDWIMGDDYTIADIATLGWVRNLIGFYSAGDLVDYASLTHVPAWLARGLARPAVQRGMEIPKRPD
- a CDS encoding NAD(P)/FAD-dependent oxidoreductase; translation: MNHDVIIIGGSFAGLSAAMQLARARRRVLVIDAGRPRNRFAAASHGFLGQDGQSPQAIMDLGARQLLAYPTARMIGGEAISAWKTDDGFNVMLASGEALTTRRLILAVGVADDLPPVPGLAERWGVGVMHCPYCHGYEVAGRDLAVLAYDARGVHQAMMLPDWGPTTLLVHDGFTPDADQVAGLAARGVTIETTPIARLTGPAPVLAAVELVDGRVLPVAGLFVAPNTRIASPLAEQLGCAVEDGPMGPYLRVDDWKQTSIAGVFAAGDAAGPMHNATLASAAGVMAGVGAHQSLIAAAINRAVSGSPSPAAPPAAPVRAPATPAHG
- a CDS encoding Rrf2 family transcriptional regulator — protein: MRADSRLSRMLHVLIHMDRHDGVATSETIAGMLNTNPVVVRRTMAGLRDQGYVRSEKGHGGGWTLARRLDDITLLDVYRALGDPPVFAIGPSVDQPDCLVEQAVNATLAQAMQAAEAVLLDRLGQVSIADIARDFDRRFSALTGATAGRLVMEQG
- a CDS encoding NADP-dependent oxidoreductase translates to MKAARFHAYGAEVIVESVAQPAIGPDEVLVEVKAAALNPLDVKMHAGWMHEVFPVDLPHTIATDLAGVVTRVGDQVQRFRPGDHVVGRSDPTRGGAMAGSAAIPADHLVPVPAGLSLTDAAGIPTAAGTAWQALIEMAALRAGQTVLVHAGAGGVGGFAIQFARMAGARVIATASGTGIDIARRLGADQVIDYRTDEFAAVASGVDVVLDTIGGETQRRSFGVLRSGGRLLAISEAPDPALAAAYGVEADFVFHRSSGRRLQAMVDAIVTAGLTVPIDRVVALDDLAAALRHQASGRARGKIIIAMG